In a genomic window of Streptococcus oralis:
- the folK gene encoding 2-amino-4-hydroxy-6-hydroxymethyldihydropteridine diphosphokinase: MDQLQIKDLEIFAYHGLFPSEKELGQKFVISASLSYDMTKAATELDLTASVHYGELCQQWTTWFQESTEDLIETVAYKLVERTFETYPLVQEIELELKKPWAPVHLPLDTCSVTIHRRKQRAFIALGSNMGDKEANLEQAIDKLRAHGIHILKESSVLTTEPWGGVEQDNFANQVIEVETWLPAPVLLETLLSIEAEMGRVREVHWGPRLIDLDLLFVEDQVIYTDELILPHPYIAERLFVLEPLVEIAPHFIHPILKQPIRYLVDQLEQGNA, from the coding sequence ATGGATCAACTGCAGATTAAAGATTTGGAAATTTTTGCCTATCATGGTCTTTTCCCTAGTGAGAAGGAATTGGGGCAGAAGTTTGTTATTTCCGCAAGCTTATCTTATGATATGACCAAGGCGGCTACAGAATTGGATTTGACAGCTTCTGTCCATTACGGAGAACTGTGTCAGCAGTGGACGACTTGGTTTCAGGAAAGCACTGAGGATTTGATTGAAACGGTAGCCTACAAACTAGTTGAACGTACCTTTGAGACTTATCCTCTTGTCCAAGAGATTGAGTTGGAACTAAAAAAACCATGGGCTCCAGTGCATTTACCACTAGATACCTGCTCGGTAACCATCCACCGTCGCAAGCAACGTGCCTTTATCGCCCTAGGAAGCAATATGGGCGATAAGGAAGCCAACTTGGAACAAGCTATCGACAAACTGCGAGCTCACGGCATCCATATTCTCAAAGAATCCAGTGTTTTGACGACGGAGCCTTGGGGCGGTGTGGAGCAAGATAATTTTGCCAATCAGGTGATTGAAGTAGAAACCTGGCTACCAGCACCAGTCTTGTTAGAGACCTTGTTAAGCATTGAGGCAGAGATGGGACGGGTTCGAGAAGTGCATTGGGGACCACGTTTGATTGATTTGGACTTGCTCTTTGTGGAGGACCAAGTCATTTATACAGACGAGCTCATCTTGCCTCATCCTTATATAGCAGAACGCCTCTTTGTTCTTGAGCCATTAGTGGAAATAGCTCCCCATTTTATCCATCCAATCCTAAAGCAACCAATTCGTTACTTGGTTGACCAGTTGGAGCAAGGAAATGCCTAA
- a CDS encoding DUF308 domain-containing protein, whose protein sequence is MPKLSETYSKWKSIGEGLLAIVLGLLLIRFGQVIPRMGYQLLMGYFSLSAVWHLLTRWFQDKKRRENIFVTLGKLVVAVLVFDSIILQDLALYLLVFIIASYQLFTGIISLVTWSLYRKNAIHPRLHHLFDAVWMIGFGLYSISPFHDAANFELLLLGFYLLMLGASSLRDGFFFERIENNPKLKRRMRMTLPIFVTALIPISTLRKLNEWLANHESQEGEVHSERKNDQTVDLEIFVHTSETSFFLAMGHVDICYQGTVISYGSYDPHSERLFGMVGDGVLFKANREKYIELCKRESQKTLFAYGLSLTDQQKTAIQARLAEIEDLLIPWEPSSQLMKRREGEVKHTYSYQLKEEADATLYKFSSSEFKTYFVLSTNCVLLADSIVGKAGTDILSPQGFIVPGTYQDYLDLEYTKPNGLVVSRSIY, encoded by the coding sequence ATGCCTAAGCTTTCCGAGACCTATAGCAAGTGGAAGAGTATCGGGGAGGGACTACTTGCTATTGTTTTAGGGCTTCTCTTGATTCGTTTTGGACAAGTTATTCCGCGAATGGGGTACCAGTTGCTGATGGGCTACTTTTCCTTATCAGCAGTTTGGCACTTGTTGACTCGCTGGTTTCAGGATAAAAAACGTCGGGAAAATATCTTTGTAACCTTGGGCAAGCTGGTGGTTGCGGTTCTCGTGTTTGACTCTATCATCTTGCAAGACCTTGCCCTCTATCTCCTGGTTTTTATCATTGCGAGCTACCAGCTGTTTACGGGCATCATTAGTCTTGTCACCTGGTCTCTCTATCGAAAAAATGCCATTCATCCTCGGCTCCATCATCTCTTCGATGCTGTATGGATGATAGGATTCGGGCTTTATAGCATCTCTCCTTTTCACGATGCAGCGAATTTTGAATTGCTCTTGCTTGGATTTTACTTGCTCATGCTAGGAGCTAGTAGCCTCCGGGACGGTTTCTTTTTTGAAAGGATAGAAAACAATCCCAAGCTGAAACGACGAATGCGAATGACTCTGCCGATCTTTGTGACGGCTCTGATTCCTATCAGCACCTTGCGAAAACTAAATGAGTGGCTGGCAAATCATGAAAGTCAAGAAGGGGAAGTTCATTCAGAAAGAAAAAACGACCAGACGGTTGATTTGGAAATTTTTGTCCATACCTCAGAAACCTCTTTCTTCCTTGCTATGGGACATGTGGATATTTGTTATCAAGGGACAGTTATTTCCTATGGTTCCTATGATCCCCACTCGGAGCGTTTATTCGGTATGGTTGGAGACGGTGTTTTGTTTAAGGCCAATCGGGAAAAATACATCGAACTCTGCAAGAGGGAAAGTCAGAAGACCTTGTTTGCTTATGGTCTGAGTTTAACGGACCAACAGAAAACAGCTATCCAAGCTCGCCTAGCAGAGATAGAAGACCTGTTAATTCCTTGGGAACCAAGTTCGCAGTTGATGAAAAGAAGAGAGGGAGAGGTCAAGCATACCTACTCCTACCAACTAAAAGAGGAAGCAGATGCGACCCTCTATAAATTCAGCTCATCTGAGTTTAAGACCTACTTTGTTCTCAGTACCAATTGTGTTTTGCTGGCAGACTCTATTGTCGGAAAAGCTGGGACTGATATATTGAGTCCCCAAGGTTTCATTGTGCCAGGGACTTATCAGGATTATCTTGACTTAGAGTATACAAAACCAAACGGTCTAGTTGTTAGTCGCTCCATTTATTAG
- the folE gene encoding GTP cyclohydrolase I FolE has product MDTQKIETAVKMIIEAVGEDANREGLQETPARVARMYQEIFSGLGQTAEEHLSKSFEIIDDNMVVEKDIFFHTMCEHHFLPFYGRAHIAYIPDGRVAGLSKLARTVEVYSKKPQIQERLNIEVADALMDYLGAKGAFVVIEAEHMCMSMRGVRKPGTATLTTVARGVFETDKDLRDQAYRLMGL; this is encoded by the coding sequence ATGGATACACAAAAGATTGAAACGGCTGTAAAAATGATTATTGAGGCTGTTGGTGAGGACGCTAACCGCGAGGGCTTGCAGGAAACACCTGCTCGTGTAGCTCGTATGTACCAAGAGATTTTTTCAGGTCTTGGCCAAACTGCTGAGGAACACCTGTCAAAATCCTTTGAGATTATCGACGATAATATGGTTGTAGAAAAGGATATCTTTTTCCACACTATGTGTGAGCACCACTTTTTGCCCTTTTATGGGAGAGCGCACATTGCCTACATTCCAGATGGTCGGGTGGCAGGCTTGTCTAAGCTAGCCCGTACGGTTGAAGTTTATTCTAAAAAACCACAAATTCAAGAGCGTTTGAATATTGAGGTGGCCGATGCCTTGATGGACTATCTGGGTGCTAAAGGAGCCTTTGTTGTCATTGAGGCGGAACATATGTGTATGAGCATGCGTGGTGTCAGAAAGCCAGGCACGGCAACCTTGACGACAGTAGCGCGAGGTGTATTTGAAACAGATAAGGACCTCCGAGACCAAGCTTATCGTTTAATGGGACTATAA
- the ccpA gene encoding catabolite control protein A, whose translation MNTDDTVTIYDVAREAGVSMATVSRVVNGNKNVKENTRKKVLEVIDRLDYRPNAVARGLASKKTTTVGVVIPNITNGYFSTLAKGIDDIAEMYKYNIVLANSDEDDEKEVSVVNTLFSKQVDGIIFMGYHLTEKIRSEFSRSRTPVVLAGTVDVEHQLPSVNIDYKQATIDAVSYLLKENEKIAFVSGPLVDDINGKVRLIGYKEALKKAGHSYSEGLVFESKYSYDDGYALAERLISSQATAAVVTGDELAAGVLNGLADHGVSVPEEFEIITTDDSQIARFTRPNLTTIAQPLYDLGAISMRMLTKIMHKEELEEREVLLPHGLTERRSTRKRK comes from the coding sequence ATGAACACAGATGATACAGTAACGATTTATGACGTCGCCCGTGAAGCAGGAGTTTCAATGGCAACAGTTAGCCGTGTCGTTAATGGCAACAAGAATGTTAAAGAGAACACTCGAAAAAAAGTCCTAGAAGTGATTGATCGCTTGGACTATCGTCCAAATGCGGTAGCACGTGGTTTGGCAAGCAAGAAAACAACGACAGTCGGAGTTGTGATTCCGAACATTACCAATGGTTATTTCTCAACGCTTGCTAAGGGGATTGACGACATTGCTGAAATGTACAAGTATAACATTGTCCTAGCAAATAGTGATGAGGATGATGAAAAGGAAGTTTCAGTAGTTAACACTCTCTTTTCAAAACAAGTCGATGGGATTATCTTTATGGGCTATCACTTGACTGAAAAGATTCGTTCAGAGTTTTCTCGTTCACGGACACCGGTTGTTCTTGCTGGTACTGTGGATGTAGAACACCAACTTCCAAGTGTAAATATCGACTACAAACAAGCAACGATTGATGCCGTGAGCTATCTTCTCAAAGAAAACGAAAAGATTGCTTTTGTGAGTGGACCACTCGTCGATGATATCAATGGCAAGGTTCGTTTGATTGGTTACAAGGAAGCCTTGAAAAAAGCTGGACATTCTTATAGTGAGGGATTGGTCTTTGAATCAAAATACAGCTATGATGATGGTTATGCCTTGGCAGAACGCTTGATTTCATCACAAGCTACAGCCGCAGTTGTAACAGGTGATGAATTGGCAGCAGGTGTGTTGAATGGTTTGGCTGACCATGGCGTATCTGTGCCGGAAGAGTTTGAAATCATTACGACAGATGACTCTCAGATTGCACGATTCACTCGTCCAAACTTGACTACTATTGCCCAACCTCTTTATGATCTAGGTGCTATCAGCATGCGTATGTTGACTAAGATTATGCATAAGGAAGAGTTGGAAGAACGTGAAGTTCTCTTACCTCATGGTTTGACAGAACGTCGCTCTACACGAAAACGTAAATAG
- a CDS encoding DUF960 domain-containing protein, with protein sequence MAFTNTQRRSASFGVVTSLPDDVIDSLWYIIDHFLKNVFELEEELEFQLLNNKGTITFHFSSQHLPTSIDFDFNHPFDPLYPPRVLVLDLDGRETILLPEENDLF encoded by the coding sequence ATGGCTTTTACAAATACACAGAGACGTTCCGCTAGTTTTGGTGTCGTGACCAGCTTGCCTGATGATGTCATTGACTCTTTATGGTATATTATCGATCATTTCCTGAAAAATGTCTTTGAACTAGAAGAAGAACTTGAGTTTCAACTGCTCAACAATAAGGGAACCATCACCTTCCATTTTTCTAGTCAGCACCTTCCGACTAGTATTGATTTTGATTTCAATCATCCTTTCGACCCGCTTTACCCGCCTAGGGTCCTTGTTTTAGACCTAGACGGCAGAGAAACCATCCTCCTCCCAGAAGAAAATGACCTATTTTAA
- a CDS encoding bifunctional folylpolyglutamate synthase/dihydrofolate synthase, producing MNEIENNQWIAHYRTDQPHFGLERMVELLALRGNPHLKLKVIHIGGTNGKGSTIAFLKKMLENLGLRVGVFNSPYLIHYTDQISINGESIPEARLEALMADYQSLLEGESADNLQGTTEFEIITALAYDYFASEQVDVAIMEVGMGGLLDSTNVCQPVLTGITTIGLDHVALLGDTIEAIAEQKAGIIKRGIPLVTGRIAPEALAAIDRIAEGKDAPRIAYGTDYQVGHQESVVTGEVFDYTSPVRQDRFQTGLLGLHQIENAGMALALLDTYCQETGRELASNDLVAQALKETRWPGRLEVVSKKPLMILDGAHNPHAIKALLATLQERFADYHKEILFTCIKTKALEDMLDLLGGMPDTELTLTHFDDSRATDESVLKETAKSRNLNYQSWQDFLEQKLTDKNEEKQTVRIVTGSLYFLSQVRAYLMERKNENGYTKD from the coding sequence ATGAACGAAATTGAAAACAATCAGTGGATTGCCCACTACCGGACGGACCAACCACATTTTGGTTTGGAACGAATGGTGGAACTCCTAGCTCTGCGGGGCAATCCCCATCTCAAACTTAAGGTCATCCATATTGGAGGGACCAATGGCAAGGGGTCTACCATTGCTTTTTTGAAAAAGATGCTGGAAAACCTAGGGCTGAGAGTTGGGGTGTTCAACTCGCCCTATCTCATTCATTATACGGATCAGATTAGTATTAATGGGGAATCCATTCCCGAGGCTAGGCTAGAAGCCCTCATGGCAGACTATCAGTCTTTGCTTGAGGGGGAATCTGCTGACAATTTGCAGGGAACAACCGAGTTTGAGATTATCACAGCTCTAGCTTATGATTACTTTGCCTCAGAACAAGTAGATGTGGCTATCATGGAAGTCGGCATGGGTGGTCTTTTGGATAGTACTAATGTTTGCCAGCCCGTCCTGACAGGAATTACGACTATTGGCTTGGACCATGTAGCTCTACTTGGTGATACTATAGAGGCCATAGCAGAACAGAAGGCTGGTATTATCAAACGAGGCATTCCTTTGGTGACAGGTCGCATTGCTCCAGAAGCCTTGGCTGCTATTGACCGCATTGCGGAAGGGAAAGATGCGCCGAGAATTGCCTATGGGACAGACTATCAGGTTGGTCACCAAGAAAGTGTGGTGACGGGCGAGGTTTTTGACTATACAAGTCCTGTCAGACAAGATCGCTTTCAAACAGGCCTGCTTGGTTTGCACCAGATAGAAAATGCGGGGATGGCGCTTGCTCTCCTAGACACTTATTGTCAGGAGACTGGGCGAGAATTAGCAAGTAATGACTTGGTTGCTCAAGCTTTGAAAGAGACCAGATGGCCAGGGCGTTTGGAGGTCGTGTCTAAAAAACCCTTGATGATTTTGGATGGGGCACATAATCCCCATGCCATAAAGGCTTTATTAGCAACCTTGCAAGAACGCTTTGCGGATTATCATAAGGAAATCCTCTTTACCTGCATCAAAACCAAGGCCTTGGAGGATATGCTGGATTTGCTAGGGGGAATGCCAGATACTGAGCTTACCCTTACACATTTTGATGATAGTCGGGCGACGGATGAAAGCGTGCTGAAAGAGACAGCCAAGTCTAGAAATCTCAATTACCAAAGTTGGCAGGATTTTCTAGAGCAGAAATTGACAGATAAAAATGAAGAGAAACAAACAGTTAGGATTGTCACAGGTTCCTTGTATTTCTTGAGCCAAGTGAGAGCCTATCTGATGGAGAGGAAGAACGAGAATGGATACACAAAAGATTGA